The following are encoded in a window of Primulina eburnea isolate SZY01 chromosome 4, ASM2296580v1, whole genome shotgun sequence genomic DNA:
- the LOC140829916 gene encoding GDSL esterase/lipase At5g45920-like, whose protein sequence is MRPKIYLFGDSITEGAFANGGWGSSLANHFSRTADVVLRGYSGYNTRWALKVKEKVLHPSDSSRSPAAVVVFFGANDACLPDRSSAFQHVPLEEYKQNLHAIVAFLKKQWPSSFILLITPPPIDEAARLLHLFSDNPSDLPERTNEAAGNYAKACLTVASECGVAAIDLWTKMQQFPGWKKAYLVDGLHLTENGNDVVFEEVVARLREEGMSLESLPVDQPLLSDINPKDPLKSFENDSSTMEEEGRFGKCSVAEVDT, encoded by the exons ATGAGACCAAAGATTTATCTGTTTGGAGACTCCATTACGGAAGGAGCGTTCGCAAATGGTGGGTGGGGTTCTTCTCTGGCGAATCACTTCTCTCGCACG GCGGATGTGGTGTTGAGAGGGTACAGTGGGTACAACACGAGATGGGCTTTGAAGGTGAAAGAGAAGGTGCTGCATCCGTCTGATAGCAGCCGTTCTCCGGCGGCGGTGGTGGTTTTCTTCGGCGCGAACGACGCGTGTCTCCCCGACAGATCTAGTGCTTTCCAACACGTGCCGCTTGAGGAGTACAAGCAGAATCTCCACGCTATTGTCGCCTTCCTCAAG AAGCAATGGCCTTCGTCTTTTATTCTCCTCATCACTCCTCCTCCAATCGATGAAGCTGCGCGTCTCCT GCATCTGTTTAGCGACAACCCTTCGGACCTACCTGAGAGGACAAATGAAGCTGCCGGAAACTATGCCAAAGCATGCCTAACTGTTGCATCTGAATGTGGAGTTGCAGCTATAGACCTCTGGACGAAAATGCAGCAGTTTCCTGGATGGAAAAAGGCTTATTTAGT AGATGGTTTGCATCTAACCGAGAATGGGAACGATGTTGTGTTTGAGGAAGTGGTCGCCCGCCTCAGGGAAGAAGGCATGAGCCTGGAAAGTCTGCCTGTGGATCAACCTCTCCTTTCTGATATCAATCCTAAAGATCCTCTCAAGTCTTTTGAGAATGACTCATCTACGATGGAGGAGGAGGGTCGCTTTGGCAAGTGTTCTGTGGCTGAAGTAGATACATAG
- the LOC140829099 gene encoding protein trichome birefringence-like 38, which yields MANTGYPHRFLEVLVFVFMPLLLQAPGASSELQNNFTTPEGRQLASGCNFFQGKWVVDDSNPFYESSSCPFIDPDFNCIKYGRPDKEFLKFSWVPDACTLPRFDGVGLLESWRGKKIMFVGDSLSLNQWESLACMLHASVPNTKISFLRRDSLSSATFQDYGVTLLLYHSTYLVDITRESIGRVLKLDSIQQGNAWKGMDVLLFNTWHWWTHKGKKQPWDYIQDGSTISKDMDRLTAFYKGLTTWARWVDLNVDPTKTQVFFQGISPTHYRGKDWKSGSKNCYGEQQPLTGSSYPAGTPPQVDVVKKVLAGISKPVYLLDITTLSQLRKDAHPSAYGGTHSGVDCSHWCLPGLPDTWNQLLYAVLTA from the exons ATGGCGAATACCGGGTACCCACACAGGTTTCTTGAAGTCCTGGTTTTTGTCTTTATGCCGCTGCTGCTACAAGCGCCAGGTGCTAGCTCAGAGCTGCAAAATAATTTCACCACTCCCGAAGGAAGACAGCTAGCCAGCGGCTGCAATTTCTTTCAGGGAAAATGGGTCGTCGATGATTCGAATCCCTTCTACGAATCCTCATCATGCCCGTTTATAGACCCAGATTTCAACTGCATAAAATATGGTCGCCCAGATAAAGAGTTCCTCAAGTTTTCTTGGGTACCAGATGCCTGCACCTTGCCCAG ATTTGATGGGGTGGGATTGTTGGAGAGTTGGAGGGGGAAAAAGATCATGTTTGTGGGCGATTCATTGAGTTTGAATCAGTGGGAATCTCTAGCCTGTATGCTCCATGCGTCCGTCCCCAATACTAAGATCTCCTTCCTTAGACGTGATTCGCTTTCTTCTGCTACGTTTCAG GACTACGGGGTTACGTTATTATTATACCATTCCACATATTTAGTAGACATAACTCGAGAAAGCATTGGGAGAGTATTGAAATTGGACTCCATTCAACAAGGAAATGCATGGAAAGGAATGGATGTGCTTTTATTCAATACATGGCATTGGTGGACGCACAAAGGCAAAAAACAACC TTGGGATTATATACAAGATGGTTCCACCATAAGTAAAGACATGGATCGTTTGACGGCGTTTTACAAAGGTTTGACGACTTGGGCTCGTTGGGTTGATCTTAACGTTGATCCTACAAAGACCCAAGTTTTCTTCCAAGGGATTTCTCCAACTCACTATCG GGGTAAGGACTGGAAGTCGGGATCAAAAAACTGCTACGGCGAACAACAACCATTGACAGGGTCGTCATACCCAGCAGGTACACCCCCGCAGGTAGATGTTGTGAAGAAAGTACTGGCCGGAATCTCAAAACCGGTGTATTTACTAGACATTACAACATTATCACAGTTGAGAAAAGATGCTCATCCGTCCGCCTATGGTGGTACTCATTCGGGGGTCGATTGCAGCCATTGGTGCCTCCCTGGATTGCCAGATACTTGGAACCAGTTACTATATGCAGTTCTCACTGCGTGA
- the LOC140829101 gene encoding trihelix transcription factor ENAP1-like has translation MGDLTESSTLQTPPTRQPPVREDCWTEEATWTLVETWGRRYVELNRGNLRQKDWQEVADVVNAHHGHTKKSRRTDVQCKNRIDTLKKKYKIEKTKIAESDGALTSSWPFFPRMEYLIVANSNKHQNSKSLVEMGDSTPLLSLPSPPMAVPLSYRSSPSSAMMTPVTLPQKRPLSSLSMDQSYFKRNFSAIAAAAAAPDDDDDDVESEGAEVDGSEGRGVEAEEEGDEGIGRLAKAIERFGEIYEKVEGMKQRQMVELEKQRMQFAKDLEVQRMQLFMDTQVQLEKMKQARRSVSSDDVYS, from the exons ATGGGCGATTTGACGGAATCTTCGACTCTTCAAACGCCGCCGACGAGGCAACCACCTGTCCGTGAGGACTGTTGGACGGAAGAGGCTACTTGGACATTGGTTGAAACTTGGGGTCGCCGTTATGTAGAACTCAACCGCGGGAACCTACGTCAGAAGGACTGGCAGGAGGTGGCTGACGTCGTCAACGCGCATCACGGACACACGAAGAAGTCTCGCCGCACCGATGTTCAGTGCAAAAATCGGATCGATACTCTCAAGAAGAAGTACAAGATTGAGAAGACTAAGATCGCCGAATCTGACGGGGCTTTAACGTCGTCATGGCCATTCTTCCCTCGTATGGAGTATTTGATCGTAGCTAATTCCAATAAGCATCAGAATAGTAAGTCTCTAGTGGAGATGGGTGATTCTACTCCTCTTTTATCTCTGCCGTCTCCACCCATGGCCGTGCCGTTGTCCTATCGTAGTTCTCCCTCATCCGCGATGATGACCCCGGTGACTTTGCCTCAGAAACGTCCGTTGTCTTCGCTTTCGATGGACCAATCGTATTTCAAGAGAAACTTTTCTGCTATCGCGGCTGCTGCTGCGGCaccggatgatgatgatgatgatgtagAATCTGAAGGGGCTGAAGTTGATGGGAGCGAGGGTAGGGGCGTTGAGGCGGAAGAGGAAGGGGATGAGGGGATAGGAAGATTAGCCAAGGCGATTGAGAGGTTTGGGGAGATATACGAGAAGGTGGAGGGTATGAAGCAGAGGCAGATGGTTGAGTTGGAGAAGCAGAGGATGCAGTTTGCTAAAGATTTGGAGGTTCAGAGGATGCAATTGTTTATGGATACTCAAGTCCAGCTCGAGAAGATGAAACAAGCCAGAAGATCTGTATCTTCTGATG ATGTGTACAGCTAG
- the LOC140829098 gene encoding protein INCREASED PETAL GROWTH ANISOTROPY 1-like — protein MVAGKVKVAMGLQKSPANTKINPDVSPKTPSISTPSSAKQQQAQKGSNASYSRSFGVYFPRSSAQVQPRPPDVADLLRLVEELRERESRLKTEILEHKLLKESVAIVPVLESEILSKNSELERSGKKIDCLETENERLRDENEYLHMQLTKQNQKYEAKIKSMQADLSDIKKAVEESEREQEEASSSSTTTRFNDAANNHKSSATTKFLRKCMTQNSINLGGFETGTITSKPEMEIKKEVNIGAMEISERPRHSRSNSEEIPDVSDGLMGLRPRVPRVPKPPPRPSASILSSSSSSSSLLSSSMSSPSYGSLSESADRALAEISNIPPPPPPPPPPLKVSSLKGPPPPPPPPRSTAAPPPPPPPPKGEARPVQAKVTRVPEVVEFYHSLMRRDTYSRRDPGGGGGGSVDTQAAGAAAKDMIGEIANRSSHLLAIKTDVETQGDFISFLIKEVEGAAFTDIEDVVPFVKWLDDELSFLVDERAVLKHFEWPEQKADVLREAAFGYCDLKKLESEASTFRDDPRQPCSHALKKMQSLFEKLEHGVYNLSRMRESAVKRYKAFKIPMNWMLDTGYVSQIKLASVKLAMKYMKRISAELEMIWGCPEEEELILQGVKFAFRVHQFAGGFDVETMKAFQELRDKARSCNVQYHNQHQQKLVYRSSVSY, from the exons ATGGTGGCTGGGAAAGTAAAAGTTGCGATGGGCTTGCAGAAATCGCCGGCGAATACGAAGATAAATCCTGATGTCTCCCCTAAGACACCATCGATATCCACACCAAGCTCAGCTAAGCAGCAGCAAGCGCAGAAGGGATCCAACGCCTCCTACTCACGTTCTTTCGGCGTTTACTTCCCACGCTCCTCCGCCCAGGTGCAGCCTCGGCCCCCAGACGTCGCCGATCTCCTCCGTCTCGTGGAAGAACTACGAGAACGAGAGTCCCGCTTGAAAACAGAAATTTTGGAGCACAAACTGCTTAAAGAGTCCGTTGCCATTGTTCCTGTGCTTGAGAGCGAGATTTTGAGCAAGAATTCAGAACTCGAACGATCCGGTAAGAAAATCGATTGCTTGGAAACGGAAAATGAAAGACTCAGGGATGAGAATGAGTATCTACACATGCAACTCACCAAACAAAACCAGAAGTATGAGGCAAAAATTAAATCCATGCAGGCTGATCTATCCGATATCAAGAAAGCCGTTGAAGAAAGCGAGCGGGAGCAAGAAGAGGCGTCATCTTCATCAACCACTACGAGGTTTAACGATGCGGCGAATAATCATAAATCTAGTGCCACAACAAAATTCTTGAGAAAATGCATGACTCAAAACAGTATTAACTTGGGTGGTTTCGAAACTGGTACGATTACTTCGAAGCCAGAAATGGAGATAAAGAAAGAGGTAAATATTGGTGCAATGGAGATTTCTGAAAGACCGAGGCATTCTCGGAGTAATTCTGAAGAAATTCCAGACGTTTCCGATGGGTTAATGGGGCTGAGACCCCGCGTTCCTCGTGTTCCTAAGCCGCCACCGAGGCCATCCGCCTCAATCTTGTCgtcatcatcttcttcttcctctttgtTATCTTCTTCTATGTCTTCGCCTTCGTATGGCTCTTTATCCGAATCAGCTGACCGCGCGTTGGCGGAGATTTCCAACATCCCTCCTCCGCCACCGCCGCCCCCTCCTCCGTTGAAAGTTTCTTCACTGAAAGGtccaccaccacctcctcctccaccACGTTCGACAGCTGCGCCACCTCCTCCGCCGCCTCCTCCGAAAGGGGAAGCAAGGCCTGTCCAGGCTAAAGTTACAAGGGTCCCGGAGGTTGTCGAATTTTATCATTCCCTTATGAGGAGGGACACTTATTCGAGGCGTGATCCCGGGGGCGGAGGTGGTGGCTCCGTCGATACACAGGCGGCTGGAGCTGCGGCCAAGGATATGATAGGGGAGATTGCGAACCGTTCTTCCCATTTACTGGCA ATTAAGACAGATGTGGAAACTCAAGGTGATTTCATCAGCTTTTTGATTAAAGAAGTTGAAGGAGCGGCCTTCACAGATATTGAAGATGTAGTGCCTTTTGTTAAATGGCTTGATGACGAGCTCTCTTTCTTG GTTGATGAAAGGGCGGTTTTGAAGCACTTTGAATGGCCTGAGCAGAAGGCAGATGTTTTAAGAGAAGCAGCATTCGGGTACTGTGATTTGAAAAAGCTCGAATCCGAAGCCTCGACATTTCGAGATGATCCCAGACAACCTTGTTCTCATGCTCTCAAGAAAATGCAGTCTTTGTTTGAGAA ATTGGAGCATGGAGTATATAACTTGTCAAGAATGAGAGAATCAGCTGTGAAACGATACAAAGCCTTTAAAATTCCTATGAACTGGATGCTAGACACAGGTTATGTCAGCCAG ATCAAGCTGGCATCAGTGAAACTGGCCATGAAGTACATGAAAAGGATATCCGCTGAGCTCGAAATGATTTGGGGCTgtccagaagaagaagagctTATTCTTCAAGGTGTAAAGTTTGCGTTCCGGGTTCATCAG TTTGCGGGTGGTTTTGATGTGGAGACAATGAAAGCATTTCAAGAACTGAGGGATAAAGCTCGATCCTGCAACGTGCAATACCATAATCAGCATCAACAGAAGCTTGTTTACAGGTCCTCTGTTTCTTACTGA